The genome window GATCTCCAGTGCGTTAATCCTGGCTGTCGTCATCTTTGCCGTGGGTATCATGCAGTCGCTCGGTGGGCCGTTCATCGCCGCCGGCTTCCTGGTCGGCATTCTGGCCCTTAACGCCGTCGTTGCCGCGGGAGGGTCCATGGACGCCACGTGGGCGATGGGCAGTTACGCGCTGGGCGGCCTGTTGGCCATGGTGATTGTCGTCATTATTAACGCGATACGCGGCGCGCCTCCGGTCGAGACATCTATCAAATCCCTACAGAACGTGCCCAGCCGCACGCTCAGCAGGCTGCGCCCGAGTTCGTATTGGTTTCAATTTGCGTTGATTCGCGCAATCGCCGTGGGGCTGGCAGTCTACCTGGGCCTGACCTTTTTCGGTGACCGCTGGATGTGGATGGCGGCAACAACATTCCTGATCGTTACTCCAGCCTGGCCCTTGAGTATGATGAGCACGCTGCAGCGTCTTGCGGGAAACGTGATTGGCCTGGCAATCATCGGGCTGATCGGGCTGGCCTTCGGCGCAGACCCCAATGCCCTTCTCGATCTGGGATTCTTCCTTCTGGCCACATTAATCGCCTTTGCCTTCATCGGCGCGGGGACGGTGCCTATGGTGATTACCTGGACTGTCTGGGCTTTCGCCATGGAACGTGTGATCAATCCCGAACCCTTCTTTATCGATGTCCTCGGTGAGCGTTTCCTGGCCATCCTGGCCGGTGCGGGATTGGCCATTGTGACGGCGTATATCCTCACGAAGCTGCGGCAGGCGCGCAAGGAGCCGGATGAACAGGAATCATAAACAGTTAACGGAAAGTAGAAAACGAAAAACGCCTGTGCACCAGGCGTCTGAAAACTGATTATTGGCCACTGCCAGGCCAAAAAACCCTCAAAGGGAGACTGATATGTCATTGGTTGAATACGAAGCCGGTACAACTTTCCCCGGCGATATCGGCCGTACGGCCGATATATCCTCACCCGCCTG of Chloroflexota bacterium contains these proteins:
- a CDS encoding FUSC family protein codes for the protein MSFFDFNYKAVNWTRGIWTVITVVGAVLIIFLTGEPVAIWAGAGGMAIGLVYFNAPIETRLKFGVGLTIFGALSLGAILAFGGTTISSALILAVVIFAVGIMQSLGGPFIAAGFLVGILALNAVVAAGGSMDATWAMGSYALGGLLAMVIVVIINAIRGAPPVETSIKSLQNVPSRTLSRLRPSSYWFQFALIRAIAVGLAVYLGLTFFGDRWMWMAATTFLIVTPAWPLSMMSTLQRLAGNVIGLAIIGLIGLAFGADPNALLDLGFFLLATLIAFAFIGAGTVPMVITWTVWAFAMERVINPEPFFIDVLGERFLAILAGAGLAIVTAYILTKLRQARKEPDEQES